ACCTGAACCACTGAAGTTTGCGTTTCGTCCCATATACTCACCAGGTGTTTCTGCTGCTAAGTGTAAAGTGTTCACCATGTCACTCATCGCATATTTTTGTCCGCCTAGCTGTGGAATCCAGAAGCTTGAGATCGGTCCGTAAGAATAAAGCTTAAATTCGATTGGTCGGTTTGTTGGTAAGAACAAGTAGTTTACTGTTTCGATATCCTCTTCTGGATAACTGAAATGCCACTTCCAATTTGAAGATGCAGCATAAATGATTAATGGTTCTTGATCTTCATATCCTTTTGGTGTAGCCTCGACTTCATTTGTCGAGCGAACACTGACAACTGAAAGGAATATGACGATAAGGATCGGGATGATTGTCCAGATCGCTTCGAGAACGTGACTTCCTTCCACGTGAGGTGGTACATAGTCATCGCTTGACTTGGAAGCGCGGTATTTAAATAACATAATTGCATAGAGAATGACAACGACTAAGACAATAATCAACATCGTCCAAATTGAAATCATGATCACATTAGCTTGGTTTGCTGCTACAGGACCTTTTGGATCCAACACAGCTAATGGGTTATCGCAACCAGTTAGTACAGTCGCGATGGAAAAAATTATAGTTAATAAAGCCCATTTCATTTTCATATAGATACCCCTTTCTTTCTTTATTGGAAATTCTAAATAACAAGTTATTCAGAGTGAGTGTTACATTGTTCACAAACTGACGTCTCTATATTAGTATCATATATGGAAAAAAACAATCAAAAGTGACATATGTCACAAAAAGTTCATGAAGAGATAGTGAAAGAATGGGATATGAGGTTATTAGTTGGATATATAATAAGAAAAGAAGTATAATAGCTTATTAATTTAATACATTTTAAAGGTGTTTTTAAATGAAATTTATTCTCAAAAGAACCGTTCTTGAATTGGTAAAATTTCAATAAAATTACATTAGAATAATATTCCATATGAGGGAGATGAATAAGACGAGGGGGATAAGCGTTTTATTTGTTTTTTAATATAAAAAGACAACGGATCATCAAGCGTATAAATTGAGGAATTTAGCCTAAAAACATAAAAAAAGCAGGTATCTGAAAACGATGCCTGCTTCTTATTATTCACTCCATTGCTTCTGGACTTGATGAAGGGCCTGCTGTAAAATCTGTTCCTGGTTTGCACTAGGATCCGTGAGGACGTTCGTTTGATAGGATTTCCCTTTATAATCAACTTTCACTGTAACTTTTACCATGATTCATCTTTCCTTTCTTGAATGCTTAGTTTAATGGGATGGGTGTACGGTTCTTGTATACCCGGGGGTGAGGATTTATCAAACATTTCGGCGTAACGACGATGTTGCTTAATATTCATAATTATCTGATATATTGTGAAAATTGTCAATATTTTAATGATAGCATGGACATTAAAAGTGAAATTTTAGTGCAGGAAATGGAAAATCATCCTCGGTAAAATGAAAACGGCCTTGCTGTGTTATGGAAGCAAGGCCGTTTCTTTATATTTTAGTTAAGATAATCCCTATCAAGGCTGCCAAAACCCCTGCAATTTGATAGGACTTTAGTTTTTCCTTGAATAAGTAACAACCGGCAAAAACTACGATTAAACAGTTCAAGCTCACCACTGGAAAAATGATGCTGGCAATTCCGGTATTTAAAGCGAAGAAATAACATACATAAGCAATGATGCTCAACAAGCCTACTAGAGAGCCGATTTTCACTTCGTTTAACTTGAGTTTTTCATTCTTCATGCCCGATGCGGCCATCAAATAAAGTGTTCCGCCGCCATACATCGATACCAGGATATCAAGTGAGTTCAAATGAAGGCGCGTGGTCGTTGTCATTAAGATCCCAAGTACACCGAATGAGAATATTGCAAATGATGTATGCATCATCCAGGGGAAATATTGATGATTGCCCTTCGCGTTAGGGGTATACTGAATGACAAGGGTAGCAAGGAGCATACAGGCGATCCCGGTCCACTGCAACGAAGAAATATGCTCATGAAAAATGATCGCAGCACAAAGGATGGGGAAGATGGCATTGGCCGCAATCAACGGTGATGTCAAGCTTGCCGGTCCCTTTTCAAACGCACTGCCCATCTGGATATTCCCGTTAGCATTAAGGATCCCGATAGCAGCTCCAAGCAAGATGGATAGCCAATTTGTGGTCAAACCATCTACGATCCCGCCATACAATAGTGCCATGATGAAGGCCGTAAAGTAAAAGAAAAATTGGATATGTATCTTGGAGTAACCTTTTCCGCTGCTCCACTTGAAAATGCTGTTATTGATACCGAAACATATACTGGTGATGAGTGCAGCAAAAATCCACATTTGTATACTCTCTTCCTTCAATTAGGATATCTTCCTCTCCATTCTAAGCGGAATATGGATAGGAATCAAACTCATTTTACGAGAGCTGGATTGACAGATTGATTTTTTTTTTCTATATTTACTATGGCTATTTCAATATATTTCCCGATAATGGGAGAGGTTCATAGCATCACCCTCTTAAAAAAACTATGGCTTTGATATTTTTCGCGAATCAACCATATCTTTTTAGAGATATGGTTTTTTGTTATATAGAGGCCCATTTTATGAATCTCCCCCGACAAGCGTGGAAGAGGAGGACTTTTTATGTCTGGAAGAAAAGAAGAAGAATTAAAGGAAATAACATTGCTTGGGAATCAAGGAACAAAATATCCATTCGACTACGCTCCAGAAATTCTCGAGTCGTTCGATAACAAACACCCTAACCGGGATTATTTTGTCAAATTCAATTGCCCGGAGTTCACTAGCTTATGCCCGATAACCGGACAGCCGGACTTTGCAACCATATACATCAGCTATATTCCAAGTGTGAAAATGGTCGAGAGCAAGTCCTTGAAGCTGTATTTATTCTCATTCCGTAACCACGGTGATTTCCATGAGGATTGCATGAACATCATCATGAATGACCTAATTGAATTGATGGACCCAAAATATATTGAAGTATGGGGCAAGTTCACACCCCGGGGCGGCATTTCCATCGATCCATACACAAACTACGGAAGGCCAGGGACGAAGTATGAAGAAATGGCGGATTACCGCTTGATGAATCATGACTTATACCCTGAAACCGTGGATAATCGTTAAAAAGGAAGAAATATCAAAAGGGTTTCGAAGGATTTTACTTTCGAAATCCTTTTGAATAGTATTGATTCCCCTTTAAGCAGCCTGCGCATTCATGCTTTTCATCCATATCGAATAACCGCCAATCCTTCTTTTCACTCCGCATTTTATCTGCTTTTCCCTAAATTGCTACCAACTGTGGCGTGTCATCCTTCACTAAGAATCCTTGCTCATTCACACGAACATGAAAATGAATAAGCGGTGCCGGTACCCCTCTGGATAAGTGAGTGCCTGCAGTGGAAGCAACCGTCTAATCACCGCAACACAGACCTATAGGTAAATGGTATTCTATCTTTTTTCAAGCAAAGCTGAATGAAATCCAAGCTCCGGAAATTTAAAAATTGAGAGCGATGGAACGTTTTTTCCTTTCCCTGTCATCATACAGTTTTATGGTCGTATTGTCCTTTTTGAAAATACATTTGTCCTCCTCTAAAGGAATTTGTTCTTGATTGTTTCGTTGAAAAACGTAATAATAGGGAGAGTTAATGTTGACAGAATTTTTATAATAATAGGGGATGTCGAGATGAAGGTTGCGAAGTTTGGCGGAAGTTCACTGGCGTCAGGTGAACAAATCAAGAAGGTATTCGAAATTGTGACAGCTGATCCGGAGCGGAAGTTTGTCGTCGTTTCGGCTCCCGGAAAACGCAATTCCGATGATATAAAGGTGACGGATTTATTGATTGAAGCTGCAAAACAGCAGCTGCGCGGGGATAACGGCGAACCTTTAATCGAAGATGTGGTCGCCCGCTATGGAAACATTGCTAAGGAACTGGATATATCCGAGGAGGTCATCACTGCGATCCGCGAAAATTTACAGGCATTGCTGCATGCAGATCAATCCGAGCCAAAGCGTTACTTGGATGCTTTAAAGGCCAGTGGCGAGGATAATAATGCGAAGCTGATTGCCGCTTATTTTCAAAGGTGCGGTGTCGAGGCGCAATATATCAATCCGAACAAGGCTGGCTTGATCGTATCGGATGAAGATGGGTTTACCCAGGTGCTACCAGAATCGTATGATCGGCTATATAATCTGCATGATGTGCCTGGAATCGTCGTATTTCCAGG
This genomic stretch from Peribacillus muralis harbors:
- the qoxA gene encoding cytochrome aa3 quinol oxidase subunit II, with amino-acid sequence MKMKWALLTIIFSIATVLTGCDNPLAVLDPKGPVAANQANVIMISIWTMLIIVLVVVILYAIMLFKYRASKSSDDYVPPHVEGSHVLEAIWTIIPILIVIFLSVVSVRSTNEVEATPKGYEDQEPLIIYAASSNWKWHFSYPEEDIETVNYLFLPTNRPIEFKLYSYGPISSFWIPQLGGQKYAMSDMVNTLHLAAETPGEYMGRNANFSGSGFAEHTFNVKAMPEEEFTKWVDEIHGTAKKLTESEFDKLLEPGHVGQYTFNGTHLDFRPAPEHNHGASGNGESEHSEHSDHEDSKKADEAETEHQH
- a CDS encoding BA3454 family stress response protein, giving the protein MVKVTVKVDYKGKSYQTNVLTDPSANQEQILQQALHQVQKQWSE
- a CDS encoding DMT family transporter, which gives rise to MKEESIQMWIFAALITSICFGINNSIFKWSSGKGYSKIHIQFFFYFTAFIMALLYGGIVDGLTTNWLSILLGAAIGILNANGNIQMGSAFEKGPASLTSPLIAANAIFPILCAAIIFHEHISSLQWTGIACMLLATLVIQYTPNAKGNHQYFPWMMHTSFAIFSFGVLGILMTTTTRLHLNSLDILVSMYGGGTLYLMAASGMKNEKLKLNEVKIGSLVGLLSIIAYVCYFFALNTGIASIIFPVVSLNCLIVVFAGCYLFKEKLKSYQIAGVLAALIGIILTKI
- the queF gene encoding preQ(1) synthase, which gives rise to MSGRKEEELKEITLLGNQGTKYPFDYAPEILESFDNKHPNRDYFVKFNCPEFTSLCPITGQPDFATIYISYIPSVKMVESKSLKLYLFSFRNHGDFHEDCMNIIMNDLIELMDPKYIEVWGKFTPRGGISIDPYTNYGRPGTKYEEMADYRLMNHDLYPETVDNR